In Akkermansia muciniphila, one DNA window encodes the following:
- a CDS encoding RtcB family protein has translation MITIDGKYTEARVFTDELEDLARTQIRDVCNHPAFEGSRVRIMPDVHAGAGCVIGFTAELKTDKVIPNLIGVDIGCGVLTARLFGLPDFSSFDARLRERVPSGMHARSSVHQALLDDPELDEEISRICMDVLRTDKDRHRRSVGSLGGGNHFIEIAQGKEHAFLCIHSGSRNFGLKIAERYQKIAVDTCPDAYLKERKKGLCYLQGEDTLNYMRDMKAAQRFAALNRRVILHELLDDAADLESFDTVHNYIAEDQIIRKGAVRAGRGEKLIVPLNMRDGSVICIGKGNEEFNSSSPHGAGRSMSRKKAKANLSLEEFEASMQGIFSTCVSRATLDEAPMAYKDGESVLDNIHETAEIVERIRPVYNFKAPE, from the coding sequence ACGGAAGCCCGCGTGTTCACGGATGAACTGGAAGACCTGGCCCGCACCCAGATCAGGGACGTCTGCAACCACCCCGCCTTTGAAGGAAGCCGGGTGCGCATCATGCCGGACGTGCACGCCGGCGCCGGCTGCGTCATCGGGTTCACGGCGGAATTGAAAACGGATAAGGTAATTCCCAATCTGATCGGCGTGGACATCGGTTGCGGAGTGCTTACCGCCAGACTGTTCGGACTACCGGATTTTTCCAGCTTTGACGCACGCCTGCGCGAGCGTGTCCCGTCCGGGATGCACGCCCGTTCCTCCGTTCATCAAGCCCTGCTGGACGACCCGGAACTGGATGAAGAAATCTCCCGCATCTGCATGGATGTGCTGAGAACGGACAAAGACAGGCACCGCCGCTCCGTGGGGTCTCTGGGAGGAGGCAACCACTTTATTGAAATAGCGCAAGGGAAGGAACACGCTTTCCTGTGCATCCACTCCGGTTCCCGCAATTTCGGCCTGAAGATTGCGGAACGCTATCAGAAAATCGCCGTGGACACTTGTCCGGACGCCTATCTCAAAGAACGCAAGAAAGGACTCTGCTACCTTCAGGGAGAAGATACGCTGAACTACATGCGGGACATGAAGGCGGCCCAGCGCTTCGCAGCCCTGAACCGCCGCGTGATACTGCATGAACTGCTGGACGATGCAGCTGATCTGGAAAGTTTCGACACCGTGCACAACTACATTGCGGAAGACCAAATCATCCGCAAGGGAGCTGTCCGGGCCGGACGCGGAGAAAAACTCATCGTTCCCCTGAATATGCGTGACGGCTCCGTCATCTGCATCGGCAAAGGAAATGAAGAATTCAATTCTTCATCCCCGCACGGCGCAGGCCGCAGCATGTCCCGCAAAAAGGCTAAAGCCAATCTCTCCCTGGAGGAATTCGAAGCTTCCATGCAGGGTATCTTCTCCACCTGCGTTTCCCGCGCCACGTTGGATGAAGCGCCGATGGCCTACAAGGATGGCGAGAGCGTGCTGGACAACATCCATGAAACGGCGGAAATCGTGGAACGCATCAGGCCCGTATATAACTTCAAGGCACCCGAATAG